The genomic DNA CAGCCGGCGGCCCGCGCGCGCGTTACAGCCGGCGGACGCGCACGTTGCGAAGCCAGAATTCCTGGCCGTGATGCTGGAACGTGATGTGGCCCTCATCCTCCTTCATGAACCGCGGCATGCCGGCGAACTTGCTCTTGGTGATGAGCTGCTGCAGGTCGGGGCTGCCCCACTTGAACTCGACCACCTTCTCGCCGTTGAGCCAGTGCTCGACGCGGTTGTCCTTGAACACGATCTTCGCCGAGTTGAACTCGCCCACGGGCTTGAGTTTCTTTTTCGCGTTCGGCTCGATGAGCGCGTAAAGCGAGCCGGCGCTCGTCTTCGGGTTCTTGCCGTCGCCGTGCTTGTCGTCGTCGAGAATCTGCATCTCCGGTCCCGTGTGCCACGAGGCGTTGCCGACCGATTCGTTCACGCGATACATCACGCCGGAGTTGCCGCCCGGCGCAACCTTCCATTCGAGCTCGAGCTCGAAGTCCTTGAATTTGTCCTTCGTGATGAGGTCCACGCCGCGGCCGGGCACGGTCTTGAGCGCGTTGCCATCGATGATCCACATCTTGTCGGGGAATCCCTCCTGCTTGAAGCCGCGCAGACGCTCGCTGACTTTGCCGTCGAAAAGCACGATCCAGTCCTTGTCGGCGGCGGAGGCGGTGGTGAGCGCGAGAAGCGCGCTGGTGGCGAGGAGGGGTATGAACAGTCGGGTCTTCATGGTTGGTGCGCGGACTGTAGCGAACCGCAACCCGAGGGCAAGCCTCGTCCGGCTGCGATTACCCGCTGGATTCGCGGCGCGGATTTCGATATGCAGCCCGTCAACCGCCACCCGTTCCACCGCCATGACCCGCGACCAAGCCTGGAGCCTCCTCGCCGAGTTCACGCAATCCGAGTCGCTGCGCAAGCACGCGCTCGGCGTCGAGGCCGCGATGCGCCACTACGCCGCGCACTTCGGCGCCGACATCGAACAATGGGGATTGACGGGACTGCTGCACGACTTCGACTACGAGCGCTGGCCCGAACCGCCGGCGCACACACGCGAGGGGGCGGCGATCCTCCGCGCGCATGGCGTGGACGAGGAAATCACCGGCGCGATCCTCTC from Verrucomicrobiota bacterium includes the following:
- a CDS encoding DUF1080 domain-containing protein; this translates as MAVERVAVDGLHIEIRAANPAGNRSRTRLALGLRFATVRAPTMKTRLFIPLLATSALLALTTASAADKDWIVLFDGKVSERLRGFKQEGFPDKMWIIDGNALKTVPGRGVDLITKDKFKDFELELEWKVAPGGNSGVMYRVNESVGNASWHTGPEMQILDDDKHGDGKNPKTSAGSLYALIEPNAKKKLKPVGEFNSAKIVFKDNRVEHWLNGEKVVEFKWGSPDLQQLITKSKFAGMPRFMKEDEGHITFQHHGQEFWLRNVRVRRL